The following are encoded in a window of Citrobacter freundii genomic DNA:
- a CDS encoding cytochrome b, whose product MNATSPTAPQRHVQFRLPFPRSITGVWIFAVGIILLVMLGVQILSGIVLAMFYVPTADSAFDSIVHIMRAVRHGELVRNLHAIGASLFFFACYLHIFRAMYYNVYRKPYLKMWAISVTLYVLLMITAFLGYSLIWGQKSYWAATVITSFARAIPFVGDTLYTFFVGGYAPGTPMLGRFYVLHFIIPFAIVAMTIWHVRTVQSAFAHAMKKTFTARESQRLLFDFRVTERDALKLTLFLMLFAWFLFFAPHYLSSADNFIPADPTVTPAVVAPEWYFLPFFSILRCFPNELAGIAAMCASVLIFYLLPWLDTSRARFRHYSKWIKLGFWIWVGNVFFLGWLGSKALVGPDLLDGLSNDDGWIRAASQLSTLIYFAWFLLVMPCRRLLEKQD is encoded by the coding sequence ATGAACGCAACGTCCCCGACAGCACCCCAGCGTCATGTGCAATTTCGCCTTCCGTTCCCCCGCTCCATTACCGGCGTGTGGATCTTTGCCGTCGGCATCATCTTGCTGGTCATGCTGGGCGTGCAAATTCTCTCCGGCATCGTGCTGGCAATGTTTTATGTGCCCACGGCAGATTCCGCATTTGATTCCATTGTGCATATTATGCGTGCGGTCAGGCACGGGGAGCTGGTGCGTAATCTGCACGCCATTGGCGCCTCGCTTTTTTTCTTCGCCTGCTACCTGCATATCTTTCGCGCGATGTATTACAACGTGTACCGCAAACCGTATCTGAAGATGTGGGCCATCAGCGTAACGCTGTATGTGCTCCTGATGATCACCGCATTTCTCGGCTATAGCCTGATTTGGGGGCAAAAAAGCTATTGGGCCGCCACGGTCATCACCAGCTTCGCCCGCGCAATACCGTTCGTTGGCGATACGCTGTACACCTTTTTTGTCGGCGGGTATGCGCCCGGCACGCCGATGTTAGGCCGTTTTTATGTGCTTCACTTTATTATCCCCTTCGCCATTGTTGCGATGACGATATGGCATGTGCGTACCGTCCAGTCAGCGTTCGCCCACGCGATGAAAAAAACGTTCACCGCCCGCGAGTCGCAACGTCTGCTGTTTGATTTTCGCGTCACCGAACGCGATGCCCTCAAGCTGACACTGTTTTTAATGCTGTTTGCGTGGTTCTTATTTTTTGCGCCGCACTACCTCAGCAGTGCCGATAACTTTATCCCCGCCGACCCGACGGTCACGCCCGCCGTTGTCGCGCCCGAGTGGTATTTTCTGCCCTTCTTCTCCATTTTGCGCTGTTTTCCCAATGAGCTGGCGGGCATTGCCGCCATGTGCGCATCGGTGCTGATCTTCTATTTGTTACCCTGGCTGGATACCTCCCGCGCACGGTTTCGCCATTACAGCAAATGGATCAAACTCGGTTTCTGGATCTGGGTCGGCAATGTGTTCTTTTTAGGCTGGCTGGGTTCAAAAGCACTGGTCGGCCCCGACCTGCTGGACGGATTGAGTAACGATGACGGCTGGATCCGTGCCGCGTCTCAGCTTTCAACGCTTATCTATTTCGCATGGTTTCTGCTTGTGATGCCGTGTCGACGCTTACTGGAAAAACAGGACTGA
- a CDS encoding pseudoazurin has product MKCIKQRLLILCLCAFTSTAFAQTYEVLMKNRGTGGPMVYEPDFLAIQPGDSVKFVRKHKSHNAASIAELSPAGYPGFIGKIDEEIEIKYDTAGFYGIKCSPHYAQGMIMLIKVGDAVLPDSYRAFKAPGLADKRFQDIYTRIEKP; this is encoded by the coding sequence ATGAAATGTATTAAACAACGTTTACTCATCCTGTGCCTGTGCGCGTTCACCTCGACGGCGTTCGCACAAACGTATGAAGTGCTGATGAAAAACCGCGGTACCGGCGGACCGATGGTCTACGAGCCGGATTTTCTGGCGATCCAGCCGGGCGATAGCGTGAAGTTTGTTCGCAAGCACAAAAGCCACAATGCGGCCTCAATTGCCGAGCTGTCTCCTGCCGGGTACCCCGGTTTCATCGGCAAAATCGATGAGGAGATTGAAATCAAATACGACACAGCAGGCTTCTACGGCATCAAATGCTCACCGCACTATGCGCAGGGGATGATTATGCTGATCAAAGTCGGCGACGCCGTTTTACCCGACAGCTACCGCGCGTTTAAAGCCCCCGGCCTTGCCGATAAACGCTTTCAGGACATTTATACCCGTATTGAGAAGCCCTGA
- the petA gene encoding ubiquinol-cytochrome c reductase iron-sulfur subunit, translating to MNKKTDSEAIHTQRRDCLCKLTKFVGAAGVTAAVWPLISALGPDDKTVAENEPVDVSLAGVAAGQTVKRIWQGKLILIRHRTPDEVTAAQQADTRLLLDPQADSERVTASHPQWLIVQGYCPHAGCVPNANPSGQGWICPCHGSEFDTSGRVTRGPATANLAIPDYALAADGLSVRLGTKEA from the coding sequence GTGAATAAAAAAACGGACAGTGAGGCAATCCACACCCAGCGACGCGATTGCCTGTGTAAGTTGACAAAATTTGTCGGCGCTGCGGGGGTGACCGCAGCCGTCTGGCCACTCATTTCGGCGCTAGGGCCGGACGATAAAACCGTGGCAGAAAATGAGCCGGTGGATGTTTCCCTTGCGGGAGTAGCGGCTGGTCAGACGGTGAAACGAATCTGGCAGGGTAAACTGATCCTGATTCGCCACCGTACGCCAGACGAGGTCACGGCGGCGCAGCAGGCCGACACCCGACTGTTGCTCGACCCGCAGGCAGACAGCGAGCGGGTCACAGCGTCGCATCCGCAGTGGCTGATCGTTCAGGGTTACTGCCCGCATGCCGGATGCGTGCCTAACGCAAACCCCAGCGGTCAGGGCTGGATTTGTCCGTGTCACGGCTCAGAGTTTGATACCTCCGGGCGCGTGACGCGGGGTCCGGCCACGGCGAATTTGGCGATCCCCGACTATGCCCTGGCCGCCGATGGTCTGAGTGTACGCCTTGGCACAAAAGAGGCCTGA
- a CDS encoding YebC/PmpR family DNA-binding transcriptional regulator, whose product MGRKWANIVAKKTAKDGATSNIYAKFGVEIYAAAKQGEPDPESNSSLKFVIERAKQAQVPKHVIDKAIDKAKGGGDETFVQGRYEGFGPNGSMIIAETLTSNVNRTIANVRTIFNKKGGSIGAAGSVSYMFDNTGVIVFAGTDPDRIFEILLDAEVDVRDVTEEEGNIVIYTEPTDLHKGIAALKAAGITEFATTELEMIAQAEIELSPEDLEIFEGLVDALEDDDDVQKVYHNVANL is encoded by the coding sequence GTGGGACGTAAATGGGCCAATATTGTTGCTAAAAAAACGGCTAAAGACGGTGCGACGTCTAATATATATGCAAAATTCGGTGTAGAAATCTATGCTGCTGCTAAGCAAGGTGAACCAGACCCAGAATCAAACTCATCTTTAAAATTCGTTATTGAACGTGCGAAGCAAGCACAAGTCCCGAAACACGTTATTGATAAAGCAATTGATAAAGCCAAAGGCGGCGGCGATGAAACATTCGTGCAAGGTCGTTATGAAGGTTTTGGACCCAATGGCTCAATGATTATCGCTGAAACCTTGACGTCAAATGTTAACCGTACGATTGCTAATGTCCGCACAATTTTCAATAAAAAAGGCGGGAGTATCGGAGCGGCAGGCTCTGTCAGCTATATGTTTGACAATACTGGCGTCATTGTATTTGCAGGAACAGATCCAGACCGTATTTTTGAAATTTTGCTTGATGCTGAAGTTGATGTTCGTGATGTAACCGAAGAAGAAGGAAACATCGTCATTTATACTGAACCTACAGATCTTCACAAAGGAATTGCAGCTCTAAAAGCAGCTGGAATTACTGAATTCGCAACAACAGAATTAGAAATGATTGCTCAAGCAGAAATTGAACTCTCACCAGAAGATTTAGAAATCTTTGAAGGACTTGTTGATGCCCTTGAAGATGATGATGATGTTCAAAAAGTATATCATAACGTTGCAAATCTCTAA
- a CDS encoding helix-turn-helix transcriptional regulator, whose protein sequence is MSGHEVMAQRITTIVAELYQHGFVSRLKLMDEFNISERTIYRDLNRLGDRVIHDGNGIYRLASAYAKPMSMNNLQNLVRIFGMEDVFPTKKIFSQPDFTSLNIRSLPGDPQAKRMLECNYSLFDKAIRENQICEFHYKEKQRTVAPYKLINTKGVWYLGAVENGNVKGFQLAKIHWLKLKNEYFTPEPSVIQYFIEEDDVWFSMNKQIVHVKIAADVSYYFQRRRILPAQKTISQESNGDLIVQTEMAHENQLFPQLRYWLPNIIIISPVEIQRRFYQKLNQQITELKTQCNETAFDNQ, encoded by the coding sequence ATGAGCGGACACGAAGTCATGGCACAAAGGATAACCACTATTGTGGCGGAGCTTTATCAGCACGGTTTCGTATCACGACTGAAATTAATGGATGAATTCAACATCAGCGAACGTACGATTTATCGTGATCTTAATCGTCTTGGGGATCGCGTAATCCATGACGGAAACGGCATTTATAGGCTGGCCTCTGCCTACGCCAAGCCTATGTCTATGAATAACTTACAAAATCTTGTTAGAATCTTTGGTATGGAGGATGTATTCCCTACAAAAAAAATATTCTCACAGCCTGATTTCACCTCATTGAATATACGTTCACTACCTGGTGACCCTCAAGCAAAGCGTATGCTCGAATGCAATTATAGTCTGTTTGATAAAGCTATTCGTGAGAATCAAATATGTGAGTTCCACTATAAAGAAAAACAGCGGACCGTTGCGCCCTATAAACTCATAAATACGAAGGGTGTTTGGTATCTGGGAGCTGTTGAGAACGGGAATGTCAAGGGATTCCAACTAGCTAAAATTCACTGGCTTAAACTGAAAAATGAATACTTCACTCCAGAGCCTAGCGTTATCCAATATTTTATCGAGGAAGATGATGTCTGGTTCTCTATGAATAAACAGATTGTGCATGTCAAAATCGCAGCTGATGTGAGCTATTACTTTCAGCGTCGAAGAATACTTCCCGCACAAAAAACAATCAGCCAAGAATCTAACGGTGACTTAATCGTGCAAACGGAAATGGCGCATGAAAACCAATTATTTCCACAGTTACGCTACTGGTTGCCAAATATTATTATTATTTCTCCTGTTGAGATACAACGGCGTTTCTATCAGAAACTTAACCAGCAAATAACAGAGTTAAAAACACAATGCAATGAAACTGCTTTTGACAACCAGTAG
- a CDS encoding ABC transporter ATP-binding protein, with product MTVNPRFTTPLRAVNTANDVVCAQHLHWEVKGKAIVNDVSFQVAPGEFVGIIGPNGSGKTSLISLLAGLLKPSSGSVSLNRKDIRRYSRRHLAQKVALVEQQAETSERLTAIQAVSLGRTPWLSLLSPWSRTDDDIVQTMLEKVSLQNVQHRCWHTFSGGERQRLHIARALAQQPQVLLMDEPTNHLDIQHQIGLLNLVKREKLTVIAALHDLNHAAMFCDRIMVMTAGRLVMQGCPAAVFTRENLNNWFGIDAIVERAADEASCFIRYQRPA from the coding sequence ATGACGGTTAATCCACGTTTTACCACGCCGCTACGCGCGGTAAATACCGCCAACGATGTGGTCTGCGCTCAACATCTGCACTGGGAGGTGAAAGGCAAGGCCATCGTCAATGATGTCTCTTTTCAGGTCGCACCCGGCGAGTTTGTGGGCATTATCGGCCCCAACGGTTCGGGGAAAACGTCGCTCATTTCCCTGCTGGCCGGTTTACTCAAGCCCTCCAGCGGCAGCGTTTCGCTTAACCGCAAAGATATTCGCCGCTACTCACGCCGCCATCTGGCGCAAAAGGTCGCCCTGGTTGAACAGCAGGCGGAAACCAGCGAGCGTCTGACCGCCATCCAGGCCGTGTCCCTTGGCCGCACGCCGTGGTTAAGCCTGCTGTCGCCGTGGTCACGGACCGACGACGATATCGTGCAGACGATGCTGGAGAAAGTCTCCCTGCAAAACGTCCAGCATCGCTGCTGGCATACCTTCTCCGGCGGCGAACGCCAGCGCCTGCATATTGCCCGGGCGCTGGCACAACAGCCGCAGGTATTGCTGATGGATGAGCCAACCAATCATCTCGATATCCAGCATCAAATTGGCCTGCTTAACCTGGTTAAACGCGAAAAACTGACCGTGATTGCCGCCCTGCACGATCTGAATCATGCCGCGATGTTTTGCGATCGCATCATGGTGATGACAGCGGGACGACTGGTCATGCAAGGCTGCCCTGCAGCTGTCTTCACCCGAGAAAATCTTAACAACTGGTTTGGCATCGATGCGATTGTCGAACGAGCTGCTGATGAGGCGAGCTGCTTTATTCGCTACCAACGGCCAGCGTAA
- a CDS encoding IS3 family transposase (programmed frameshift): MGTPRFTPEFKEEAVRQITERGYSVAEVSDRLGVSAHSLYKWLRAIKPDNSEQHARDLLEAKSEILKLRAQLKRTEEERDILKKGRAVLCKGARLKYRFINEHRTVWGVMTMCRVLDVARAGFYAWLHNPVSARDKDNQRLLTLIRDSYSLSGGVYGYRRVHGDLNEIGETCGKNRVGRIMQLNRIKAVRGYKAPRRIAGRPSVVAPNRVQRQFTVVRANQVWVTDITYIRTWQGWLYLAVVIDLFARNVVGWSMKPTLSRELALDALMMAVWRRKPDGEVIVHSDQGSQYGSDDWQRFCRANNLVPSMSQRGNCWDNAVAESFFSSLKKERIRKRIYKTRDLARADIFDYIEVFYNRARRHSHLGGVSPEAFEQASS, translated from the exons ATGGGCACACCACGATTTACACCTGAATTTAAGGAAGAAGCCGTCCGACAGATAACGGAACGCGGTTATTCCGTTGCCGAAGTATCTGACCGTCTGGGCGTTTCTGCCCACAGCCTCTACAAGTGGCTACGGGCTATCAAACCGGATAACAGCGAGCAGCATGCCCGGGATTTACTGGAAGCCAAAAGCGAGATCCTGAAACTACGGGCGCAGCTAAAACGTACCGAAGAAGAACGGGATATCCTGA AAAAAGGCCGCGCGGTACTTTGCAAGGGAGCCCGACTGAAGTACCGCTTTATCAATGAGCACCGCACTGTATGGGGTGTGATGACAATGTGTCGGGTACTGGATGTCGCCCGGGCCGGGTTCTACGCGTGGCTGCATAACCCGGTCTCGGCACGTGATAAAGATAATCAGCGTCTGCTGACGCTTATCCGTGACTCCTATTCACTGAGCGGAGGCGTATACGGTTACCGGCGGGTTCATGGCGACCTGAACGAAATCGGGGAAACCTGCGGTAAAAACCGGGTGGGCCGTATTATGCAACTGAACCGGATTAAAGCCGTGCGCGGCTATAAAGCGCCGCGTCGTATCGCTGGCAGACCTTCAGTGGTTGCCCCTAATCGCGTGCAGCGGCAGTTTACTGTTGTCCGGGCCAATCAGGTCTGGGTCACCGACATTACTTATATCCGCACCTGGCAGGGCTGGCTGTATCTGGCGGTGGTTATCGATCTCTTCGCCCGTAACGTGGTGGGCTGGTCGATGAAGCCCACTCTCTCACGCGAACTGGCGCTGGATGCACTGATGATGGCGGTCTGGCGACGTAAACCCGACGGCGAGGTCATCGTGCACTCAGACCAGGGAAGCCAGTACGGCAGTGACGACTGGCAGCGCTTCTGCCGGGCTAATAACCTGGTCCCGAGCATGAGCCAGCGTGGCAACTGCTGGGATAATGCGGTGGCCGAATCGTTCTTCAGTTCACTGAAAAAAGAGCGCATCAGGAAGAGAATATACAAAACCCGGGATCTAGCCCGGGCGGATATCTTCGATTACATTGAAGTGTTCTACAACCGGGCCCGGCGCCACAGTCACCTCGGCGGCGTCAGTCCGGAGGCCTTCGAACAGGCCTCGTCGTGA
- the pth gene encoding aminoacyl-tRNA hydrolase, producing MTIKLIVGLANPGAEYAATRHNAGAWYVDLLAERLRAPLRDEPKFFGYTSRVTLEGEDVRLLVPTTFMNLSGKAVSAMASFYRINPDEILVAHDELDLPPGVAKFKLGGGHGGHNGLKDIISKLGNNPNFHRLRVGIGHPGDKNKVVGFVLGKPPVSEQKLIDEAIDEAARCTEILFKDGLTKATSRLHTFKAQ from the coding sequence GTGACGATTAAATTGATTGTCGGTCTGGCGAATCCCGGCGCTGAATATGCGGCTACGCGACACAATGCCGGCGCATGGTACGTCGATTTGCTGGCAGAGAGATTACGCGCCCCCCTGCGCGATGAGCCGAAATTCTTCGGTTACACCTCCAGAGTGACGCTCGAGGGTGAAGATGTCCGTCTGCTGGTGCCAACCACATTTATGAATCTGAGCGGCAAAGCAGTCAGCGCGATGGCCAGCTTTTACCGGATCAATCCTGATGAGATTTTGGTCGCCCACGACGAATTAGATTTGCCCCCCGGCGTTGCCAAGTTTAAGCTCGGCGGCGGCCACGGCGGGCATAATGGCCTGAAAGACATCATCAGCAAGTTGGGTAATAACCCGAACTTTCATCGCTTACGCGTTGGAATTGGTCATCCCGGCGATAAAAACAAAGTTGTCGGCTTTGTTTTAGGCAAACCGCCTGTTTCAGAACAAAAGTTAATTGATGAAGCCATCGACGAAGCGGCGCGTTGTACCGAGATATTGTTCAAAGACGGCCTGACCAAGGCAACCAGCCGGTTACATACCTTTAAAGCACAATAA
- a CDS encoding YkgJ family cysteine cluster protein, translated as MRTEFVYGRGVSPICRYYDPASKGCSIYNERPDICRVDMQFALHYTHLYTWENFVKLNLVVCRQLIEADESK; from the coding sequence GTGAGGACAGAATTTGTCTACGGTCGTGGGGTCAGTCCAATATGCAGGTATTATGACCCTGCAAGCAAGGGGTGTAGTATATACAATGAGCGCCCCGATATATGTAGGGTTGATATGCAATTTGCACTTCATTATACCCATCTCTACACATGGGAAAATTTTGTTAAACTCAATCTAGTTGTGTGTCGCCAACTAATTGAAGCTGATGAAAGTAAGTGA
- a CDS encoding cytochrome c1, with protein sequence MGRWLTFAALSLASLFSHGYCAPLPPPQPWVFSGVNDAHDTEQLRRGLQVYEEKCRACHGMKYLTFKELTQPGGPQLTQAEAKALASGYLFATVEDDGQPGERDGNLNDVFASPYLNDQEAKYLNNGALPVDLSYIVRARSYDRGFPQFILDAFIPYTDSGADYIYALLTGYLPDDPEMKANRYFPGGIINMPKPLADGEITWSTQSHLPQTEQQYARDVTAFLAWVADPQLASRKHQGMYVMGYLAVVVALLALLLRIQSRSRKSKTN encoded by the coding sequence ATGGGACGATGGTTAACCTTTGCAGCCCTGAGCCTGGCGTCACTCTTCAGTCATGGGTATTGCGCGCCGCTTCCGCCCCCGCAGCCGTGGGTATTTAGCGGCGTGAACGACGCTCACGACACTGAACAGTTACGTCGTGGTTTACAGGTTTACGAAGAAAAATGCCGGGCCTGCCACGGTATGAAATATCTCACCTTCAAAGAGCTGACCCAACCTGGCGGGCCGCAACTCACGCAAGCAGAAGCCAAAGCGCTGGCCAGCGGCTATCTGTTTGCAACGGTTGAGGACGACGGACAACCGGGTGAACGTGACGGCAATCTGAACGATGTCTTCGCCTCCCCTTATCTGAACGATCAGGAAGCCAAATACCTCAACAATGGCGCACTGCCGGTGGATCTCAGCTATATCGTGCGGGCACGAAGCTACGATCGCGGGTTTCCGCAGTTTATCCTCGATGCGTTTATTCCCTACACTGACAGCGGTGCGGATTATATTTATGCGCTGCTAACGGGTTATTTACCCGACGATCCTGAGATGAAGGCAAACCGGTATTTTCCTGGTGGGATAATCAATATGCCAAAGCCGCTGGCAGATGGTGAGATTACTTGGTCCACGCAGTCTCATCTGCCACAAACCGAGCAACAGTACGCGCGCGATGTCACCGCGTTTCTGGCATGGGTTGCCGATCCGCAGCTGGCGTCAAGAAAACATCAGGGAATGTACGTGATGGGGTATCTGGCGGTAGTTGTGGCATTATTAGCACTATTACTGCGAATTCAGTCCCGCTCGCGCAAAAGCAAGACGAACTGA
- the ychF gene encoding redox-regulated ATPase YchF yields MGFKCGIVGLPNVGKSTLFNALTKAGIEAANFPFCTIEPNTGVVPMPDPRLDQLAEIVKPQRILPTTMEFVDIAGLVKGASKGEGLGNQFLTNIRETEAIGHVVRCFENDNIIHVNNKVDPADDIDVINTELALSDLDTCERAIHRVQKKAKGGDKDAKAELAALEKCLPHLENAGMLRSLTNLTDEDKAAIKYLSFLTLKPTMYIANVNEDGFENNPYLDKVREIAAAEGSVVVAVCAAVESDIAELDDADREEFMAELGIEEPGLNRVIRAGYELLNLQTYFTAGVKEVRAWTIPVGATAPQAAGKIHTDFEKGFIRAQTIAFEDFITYKGEQGAKEAGKMRAEGKDYIVKDGDVMNFLFNV; encoded by the coding sequence ATGGGATTCAAATGCGGTATCGTCGGTTTGCCAAACGTAGGCAAATCCACCCTGTTCAACGCGCTCACCAAAGCGGGTATTGAAGCGGCTAACTTCCCGTTCTGTACTATTGAGCCGAACACTGGCGTTGTACCGATGCCCGATCCGCGTCTGGACCAGTTGGCTGAGATCGTCAAGCCGCAGCGTATTCTCCCGACTACTATGGAATTCGTCGACATTGCCGGTCTGGTAAAAGGCGCATCCAAAGGTGAAGGTCTGGGTAACCAGTTCCTGACCAACATTCGCGAAACCGAAGCGATCGGTCACGTGGTACGCTGCTTTGAAAACGACAATATCATTCACGTTAATAACAAAGTGGATCCGGCTGACGATATCGACGTCATTAATACCGAGTTGGCACTGTCTGACCTGGATACCTGCGAACGCGCGATTCACCGCGTGCAGAAAAAAGCCAAAGGCGGCGACAAAGACGCTAAAGCCGAGCTGGCCGCGCTGGAAAAATGCCTGCCGCATTTGGAAAATGCCGGGATGCTGCGTTCACTGACCAACCTGACGGACGAAGACAAAGCCGCCATCAAATACCTGAGCTTCCTGACCCTGAAGCCAACCATGTATATCGCCAACGTTAACGAAGACGGTTTTGAGAACAACCCGTACCTCGATAAAGTGCGTGAAATCGCGGCAGCTGAAGGTTCTGTGGTGGTTGCCGTATGTGCGGCAGTTGAATCCGATATCGCCGAACTCGACGATGCCGATCGTGAAGAATTTATGGCTGAGCTGGGCATTGAAGAACCCGGTCTGAACCGCGTGATCCGCGCCGGTTACGAGCTGCTGAACCTGCAGACCTACTTCACCGCTGGCGTGAAAGAAGTCCGCGCGTGGACCATCCCTGTTGGCGCAACCGCCCCGCAGGCTGCCGGTAAAATCCACACCGACTTCGAGAAAGGCTTTATCCGCGCGCAGACCATCGCATTTGAAGACTTCATCACCTACAAGGGTGAGCAAGGCGCAAAAGAAGCCGGTAAGATGCGTGCAGAAGGTAAAGATTACATCGTCAAAGATGGCGACGTAATGAACTTCCTGTTCAACGTCTAA
- the ychH gene encoding stress-induced protein YchH — MKRKNASLLGNVLMALGLVVMVVGVGYSILNQLPQFNLPQFFAHGAVLSIFVGGVLWLAGARVGGHEQISDRYWWVRHYDKRCRRNNSQRHS; from the coding sequence ATGAAACGCAAAAACGCTTCGTTACTCGGTAACGTGCTCATGGCTTTAGGGTTGGTGGTGATGGTTGTCGGTGTGGGCTATTCAATCTTAAATCAGCTGCCGCAATTTAACCTGCCACAATTTTTTGCACACGGTGCCGTGCTCAGTATTTTTGTTGGCGGCGTGCTCTGGCTGGCGGGGGCTCGCGTCGGCGGTCACGAACAAATCAGCGACCGCTACTGGTGGGTTCGCCATTACGACAAACGCTGTCGTCGTAATAATAGCCAACGCCATAGCTAA
- a CDS encoding alkene reductase: MPQHSLFETTSIGKRVLKNRIVMAPMTRARTVQPGNIPGALMAEYYQQRATAGLIITEATQISAQGQGYSWTPGIHSAEQVAGWRLVTDAVHRAGGTIFSQLWHVGRMSHASFHPDGQPVAPSALSPHAQVWVVNNEGIGEMVDCPVPRELTTADIQRVIADYRQAALNAVAAGFDGVEVHGGNGYLIDQFLRRSSNQRTDEYGGSLENRVRFAQQILEAISEAIGAERTGIRLAPYITQRGMDDPQVIDAILALAAWCESKGIAFIHLAEADWDDAPQVPYAFRETLRATFSGTIIVAGNYTREKADKLLSAGIVDLVAFGRPFIANPDFPRRLKENLPLSEMGNPATLFGGSEVGYTDYPFLN, translated from the coding sequence ATGCCACAACATTCCCTTTTCGAGACAACATCTATTGGCAAACGTGTACTAAAAAACCGTATTGTCATGGCACCGATGACTCGTGCCCGTACTGTCCAGCCCGGTAATATTCCTGGCGCACTTATGGCTGAGTATTATCAGCAGCGCGCCACCGCCGGTCTTATCATCACCGAAGCAACACAGATTTCTGCCCAAGGGCAGGGTTACTCCTGGACACCAGGCATTCATTCTGCTGAACAGGTAGCGGGATGGCGTCTGGTAACAGATGCGGTCCATCGCGCAGGAGGTACGATTTTCTCCCAGTTGTGGCATGTGGGGCGTATGTCCCATGCAAGTTTTCACCCGGACGGCCAACCTGTAGCTCCTTCTGCGTTATCACCGCACGCACAGGTGTGGGTGGTAAACAATGAGGGTATCGGTGAAATGGTCGACTGCCCGGTTCCACGTGAGCTAACGACAGCTGATATTCAACGGGTAATAGCAGATTACCGGCAGGCGGCCCTCAATGCGGTGGCAGCGGGGTTTGATGGCGTGGAAGTTCACGGTGGCAACGGGTATCTGATTGACCAGTTCCTGCGCCGTTCTTCAAACCAACGAACCGATGAATACGGCGGTAGTCTGGAAAACCGTGTGCGTTTCGCCCAGCAGATACTGGAAGCGATCAGCGAGGCCATTGGTGCAGAGCGTACCGGTATCCGTCTGGCCCCGTACATCACCCAGCGTGGCATGGATGACCCGCAGGTTATTGACGCTATTTTGGCTCTGGCGGCCTGGTGTGAATCAAAAGGTATTGCCTTTATTCATCTGGCGGAAGCGGATTGGGATGATGCGCCGCAGGTGCCTTATGCATTCCGGGAGACCCTGCGGGCGACTTTTAGCGGTACGATTATTGTGGCGGGGAATTACACCCGTGAAAAAGCCGACAAACTGTTATCGGCAGGGATCGTAGATCTGGTCGCTTTCGGACGTCCCTTTATCGCTAATCCAGATTTCCCACGTCGCCTGAAAGAAAACCTACCACTTTCAGAAATGGGTAACCCAGCGACGCTGTTTGGCGGTAGCGAAGTGGGTTATACCGATTACCCATTTCTGAATTAA